The Methanosphaera sp. BMS genome contains a region encoding:
- a CDS encoding DUF1616 domain-containing protein codes for MAKKPIQVITLAIFLSLVGMIITKSLIGASTRNFIIVLSIISIIVTLLTNFEHSKNFDYSDNKIVKKYFSKGTHESIYAIAVYCLVSFFGINVPPFSVIPLWFGLCVPFLLFIPGYLITNTVIPKKDEIELPERLGISVFLSLITMSIIGFAYAQLKHGLNMRIVTLILVFMTLFILIPLYLIRSRNIPLKVRFNHPLIERLLVLMAIISLILVILSGIYVNTLSLTANPGNTTFTIEGITASNSSDGYYSFDEGQEVELNISLTNQENEDVNYKVVIESKNESGNTTVDELTKSLKVNESAKIPVNITMTPGKKDITFTLYKNDKVYKIRHLYVNVGGESSETEGESSTSGGESSE; via the coding sequence ATGGCTAAAAAGCCAATACAAGTGATTACTCTAGCGATATTTTTATCATTAGTCGGTATGATAATAACCAAATCTCTTATTGGTGCTTCAACAAGAAATTTCATAATAGTATTGTCAATAATCAGCATCATAGTCACTTTACTAACTAACTTTGAACATTCAAAGAATTTCGATTACAGTGACAATAAGATAGTCAAAAAATACTTTAGTAAAGGTACTCATGAATCAATATATGCTATTGCAGTTTATTGTTTGGTTAGTTTCTTTGGAATTAATGTACCGCCATTTAGTGTTATACCATTATGGTTTGGATTATGTGTGCCATTCCTATTGTTTATTCCAGGATATCTAATTACAAACACGGTAATACCTAAAAAGGATGAAATTGAATTACCTGAAAGACTGGGAATCTCAGTATTTTTAAGTCTAATCACCATGTCAATCATAGGATTTGCTTATGCACAGTTAAAACATGGATTGAACATGAGAATAGTGACTTTAATATTGGTATTTATGACATTGTTCATATTAATCCCATTATATCTTATTAGAAGTAGAAATATACCATTAAAAGTTAGGTTTAACCATCCGTTAATTGAAAGACTATTGGTATTAATGGCAATAATCAGTTTAATCTTAGTCATACTCTCAGGAATATACGTTAACACGTTAAGTTTAACTGCAAATCCTGGAAATACAACATTCACGATTGAAGGAATCACGGCATCAAATAGTTCGGATGGATATTATTCATTTGATGAGGGACAAGAAGTAGAACTGAACATAAGTTTAACAAATCAGGAAAATGAAGACGTTAATTATAAGGTGGTTATAGAGAGTAAGAATGAATCCGGAAACACTACTGTAGATGAGCTTACAAAAAGCCTGAAAGTTAACGAGTCGGCCAAAATACCTGTGAACATTACTATGACACCGGGTAAAAAGGATATTACGTTTACATTATATAAAAATGATAAGGTATACAAGATACGTCATTTATATGTAAATGTAGGAGGAGAATCTTCTGAAACTGAAGGAGAATCTTCAACATCGGGCGGAGAATCTTCAGAATAA
- a CDS encoding UDP-glucose/GDP-mannose dehydrogenase family protein, with the protein MNITIIGTGYVGLVTGTCFSEMGNEVYCVDVIEEKIESLKKGIVPIYEPGLEELIKKNYERGNLHFTTDLSQGLENADLCFIAVGTPMGEDGSADLQYVHQVAKEIGQIVTHDIIVVDKSTVPVGTAYEVKKIIQQQLDKRGKDFNVSVVSNPEFLKEGNAVNDFMRPDRIVVGCDDEDSEEMMKTLYEPFTKNHERMIVMDVSSAEMTKYASNSMLANRISFMNEMANICDKVGANIDYVRKGMGSDSRIGSNFLYAGCGYGGSCFPKDVTALIKTAKDHDYTPVLLESVEKVNNSQKYYLINKIIDVLGDNLEGLTFAIWGLAFKPETDDMREAPSIIVIRQLLKMGAKINVYDPKAMDVAKEYYFKDLDINYYDDKYSLLKDADALVLLTEWKEFRSPDFNRMKDLLNNDIIFDGRNQFKNSYMKKLGFKYYAVGK; encoded by the coding sequence ATGAATATAACTATTATAGGAACGGGTTATGTGGGATTGGTAACAGGGACTTGTTTTTCAGAGATGGGAAATGAGGTCTACTGTGTTGACGTAATCGAAGAAAAGATAGAATCATTGAAAAAAGGAATAGTGCCAATATATGAACCTGGATTAGAGGAATTGATTAAAAAAAATTATGAACGAGGAAACTTACACTTTACAACAGATTTATCACAAGGATTGGAAAATGCCGATTTATGTTTTATAGCTGTGGGAACCCCAATGGGTGAAGATGGAAGTGCTGATTTGCAGTATGTACATCAAGTGGCAAAGGAAATCGGGCAGATAGTTACTCATGATATTATAGTTGTGGACAAATCAACAGTACCTGTAGGCACGGCATATGAAGTTAAAAAAATCATTCAACAACAGCTGGACAAAAGGGGAAAGGATTTCAATGTATCTGTTGTTTCAAATCCGGAATTTCTAAAAGAGGGTAATGCGGTCAATGATTTCATGAGGCCAGACAGGATTGTGGTTGGATGTGATGATGAGGATTCAGAGGAAATGATGAAAACACTTTATGAACCGTTCACAAAGAATCATGAAAGGATGATTGTAATGGATGTAAGCAGTGCTGAAATGACCAAGTACGCTTCAAATTCCATGTTGGCCAACAGAATTTCATTCATGAATGAAATGGCCAATATATGTGACAAGGTCGGTGCGAACATTGACTATGTACGTAAAGGAATGGGTAGTGATTCCAGGATAGGAAGTAACTTCCTATATGCCGGATGCGGATATGGTGGAAGTTGTTTTCCAAAAGATGTAACGGCACTTATTAAAACGGCAAAGGATCATGATTACACCCCTGTACTGCTGGAAAGTGTTGAAAAGGTCAATAATTCTCAGAAATATTATCTTATAAATAAAATCATTGATGTGCTGGGCGATAATTTGGAGGGATTAACCTTTGCCATATGGGGACTGGCATTCAAACCTGAAACCGATGATATGAGGGAAGCACCATCCATAATTGTCATCAGACAACTGCTTAAGATGGGTGCGAAAATCAATGTATATGACCCGAAGGCCATGGATGTAGCAAAAGAGTATTATTTCAAGGATTTGGATATAAATTATTATGATGATAAATATTCATTATTAAAAGATGCTGATGCACTGGTGCTTCTAACCGAGTGGAAAGAATTTAGAAGTCCAGACTTTAATAGAATGAAAGACCTTTTAAATAATGATATAATCTTTGATGGTAGAAATCAATTTAAAAATAGTTATATGAAAAAATTAGGTTTTAAATATTATGCTGTTGGAAAATAA
- a CDS encoding glycosyltransferase family 39 protein, with protein MIKYENKKLLIVPIILTFLIALYVTLTTNGPLSWDIYTHINYSLAYLINGLTTTDPLLNAPIGKTIGYAPLFHILLILTSSISGLSLIQSAQVFQVVFVTVAVISVVYISHKLYGSVAGCVSGMLLLASFMFTRLLLPIPETIAVIFFLWGVYFYYMAIDNENIWYVFISVLMGLLILAVHFSTFVYYVAIISALSLIYLILSRKLRVISSYLMFLIPLLVVLAIGYMMINMLSPEKALELLNGTFSIINDPMSLFMGQKAMGLERYIKCVSILPLILGIIGFVYSIKNRKHVFIAIWALLAFIISNLHWIGVPVYTYRMLIYFVIPTVLLGGYAFSQLLENYKKDNNKFIYMSIVVLLLLSLISLGFSLSDESFQYSSVSTSQSKFHIAPPSAEETEVIDWFKTQNTSINESMITNNLFFGMILSSSDVIPMHYSFDVYTSPSSRKSSSYALADENISYIVYDKSLVMNNSTDYSDLDVVYVEGDYYPVYYFTKEIDDYNFNQIQVGTKVFENNRFIVCQVQ; from the coding sequence ATGATTAAATATGAAAACAAAAAATTATTGATTGTCCCTATAATACTTACGTTTCTGATAGCATTATATGTGACATTAACTACTAATGGGCCATTGAGCTGGGACATATATACGCATATAAACTATTCATTAGCATACCTGATTAATGGATTGACAACTACCGACCCATTGTTGAATGCTCCTATAGGTAAAACCATCGGATATGCACCACTGTTTCACATATTGTTGATTCTCACATCATCAATATCAGGTTTAAGCCTAATACAATCTGCTCAAGTATTTCAGGTTGTCTTTGTAACGGTAGCTGTGATAAGTGTAGTATATATTTCACATAAACTGTATGGATCAGTTGCAGGATGCGTATCAGGTATGCTGTTGTTGGCAAGTTTTATGTTTACGCGTTTGTTACTTCCTATTCCGGAGACAATAGCGGTAATATTCTTCTTGTGGGGAGTGTACTTCTATTACATGGCCATTGATAATGAAAACATATGGTATGTATTTATAAGTGTACTGATGGGATTATTAATACTTGCGGTTCATTTTTCAACATTCGTATATTATGTGGCCATAATATCCGCATTATCCCTGATATATCTGATATTATCCAGAAAACTACGTGTAATCTCATCCTATCTCATGTTTCTCATACCACTGCTGGTGGTCTTGGCTATAGGGTATATGATGATAAACATGTTAAGTCCTGAAAAGGCATTGGAGCTATTGAACGGGACCTTTTCAATAATAAACGATCCTATGTCACTGTTCATGGGCCAAAAGGCGATGGGACTTGAAAGATACATTAAATGTGTAAGCATATTGCCATTGATATTAGGCATAATAGGATTTGTCTACTCAATAAAAAATAGAAAACATGTATTTATAGCTATATGGGCATTACTGGCATTTATTATCAGTAATTTACACTGGATTGGAGTGCCGGTTTATACTTACAGAATGCTGATATACTTTGTAATTCCAACAGTTCTTCTGGGTGGATATGCCTTTAGCCAACTATTGGAAAACTATAAAAAGGATAATAACAAGTTTATTTACATGTCGATAGTCGTGCTTTTATTGCTCTCACTAATCAGTTTGGGATTTTCATTATCTGATGAATCATTCCAATACTCCAGTGTAAGCACGTCCCAATCAAAGTTTCACATAGCACCACCTTCAGCTGAAGAGACAGAGGTAATTGACTGGTTTAAGACACAAAATACATCAATCAATGAATCAATGATAACAAACAATCTCTTCTTTGGAATGATATTGTCAAGTAGTGATGTAATACCAATGCATTACAGCTTCGATGTGTATACCAGTCCATCATCACGTAAATCATCTAGTTATGCACTGGCCGATGAGAACATATCATATATTGTATATGATAAGTCACTGGTAATGAACAACTCCACCGATTACTCCGATTTGGACGTGGTATATGTAGAAGGGGACTATTATCCGGTATACTACTTTACAAAAGAGATTGATGACTACAACTTCAATCAAATACAAGTGGGTACAAAGGTATTTGAAAACAATAGGTTTATTGTTTGTCAAGTACAATAA
- a CDS encoding undecaprenyl-phosphate glucose phosphotransferase has protein sequence MIRENQRLFNMMNVVIDALIVLFAVSIVNSSIFTKYTHLFFNHDYLSQLVLYIFLIPSYILFYYIFGLYTPQRTNRSIFSESSKILRVIVVEFIFMSVLLLLNVIRVDAYYIVSILLVTFVLAAVERSLLRLTLRKFRQEGFNIKYVLIIGAGEVGARLADTISVNSYLGYKIMGFLDDNVTGEINNVKVIGKITDIEKILARNLVDRVIVSISPRHYNVLGQIIESCEKMGVRADIVPDYYQYVSSNFNVELIDDIPLISVRNLPLDITFNRYIKRIFDVVFVIVVSIIISPLLILVAMGVKLTSPGPVIYKQERVGENGRVFMIYKFRSMTIENEYVDDQKWTQKNDPRVTNFGKFIRRTSIDELPQFYNILKGDMSLIGPRPERPYFVRKFRESVPKYMIKHHVRPGMAGWAQINGYRGNTSIVERIKYDIFYVENWSIWLDIKIFLRTIPMLLFDQNAY, from the coding sequence ATGATTCGAGAAAACCAACGATTATTTAATATGATGAATGTTGTAATTGATGCATTAATTGTACTATTTGCCGTATCGATAGTTAATTCATCAATATTTACAAAATACACTCATTTATTCTTTAATCATGATTATTTGTCACAGTTGGTTTTATATATCTTTTTAATACCAAGTTATATACTTTTTTACTATATATTTGGTTTATATACTCCTCAAAGGACCAACAGAAGTATTTTTTCAGAATCATCCAAGATTTTAAGAGTTATTGTAGTGGAATTTATATTCATGTCAGTATTGCTATTATTGAACGTGATTCGAGTTGATGCATATTACATAGTTTCAATACTCCTGGTAACATTCGTACTTGCCGCTGTAGAAAGGTCATTGTTAAGGTTAACTCTAAGAAAATTCCGTCAGGAAGGTTTTAACATCAAATACGTTTTGATAATTGGCGCAGGAGAAGTAGGTGCTAGATTAGCCGATACAATAAGTGTTAATTCATATCTCGGATATAAAATCATGGGATTTTTGGATGATAACGTGACTGGTGAAATTAACAATGTTAAGGTAATCGGTAAAATAACGGACATCGAAAAAATACTGGCCCGTAACCTTGTTGACAGGGTTATCGTAAGTATCTCTCCAAGACATTACAATGTATTAGGACAGATTATAGAAAGTTGTGAAAAGATGGGAGTACGTGCTGATATCGTCCCTGATTACTATCAGTATGTATCAAGTAACTTTAATGTAGAGTTGATTGATGATATTCCACTGATTAGTGTCAGAAACTTACCGTTGGATATTACATTTAACCGATACATAAAAAGAATATTCGACGTGGTTTTTGTAATTGTGGTATCTATAATAATCTCACCGTTATTAATTCTAGTGGCCATGGGGGTTAAATTAACCTCTCCCGGTCCGGTAATATATAAACAGGAAAGGGTAGGTGAAAACGGTAGGGTTTTCATGATATATAAGTTTAGAAGTATGACTATTGAAAATGAATATGTTGATGATCAAAAGTGGACTCAAAAAAACGATCCCCGAGTCACCAACTTCGGTAAGTTCATAAGAAGAACAAGTATTGACGAATTGCCGCAATTCTACAATATACTTAAGGGAGATATGAGTCTTATTGGACCACGACCAGAACGCCCATATTTTGTTAGGAAATTCAGGGAATCAGTACCAAAATACATGATTAAACATCATGTACGTCCGGGAATGGCAGGATGGGCTCAGATAAATGGATATCGTGGAAATACATCCATAGTTGAACGTATTAAATATGACATTTTCTACGTGGAAAATTGGTCTATATGGTTGGATATAAAAATATTTTTAAGAACAATTCCAATGTTGCTATTTGATCAAAATGCCTACTAG
- a CDS encoding glycosyltransferase family 2 protein: MDLSIIIVNYATYQLTKDTVMSILATVNDIGYEIVIVDNDSPDDSFNMLCNDFSDYENVTLIQNDNNDGFATANNIGIRESTGEYVLLLNSDVIVKENTINQCLYHIKENTNIGCLGCKVVLPDGNLDKACRRSFPTFEVSFYRLTGLSKIFPKSRRFNRYNLSYLDENEVYPVDCVVGAFMLIPRDVMLKCGCLDESYFMYGEDIELCYNIKQLGYDVVYYGKAEITHYKGASGKSKKLLYEFHNSMQIFYDKHYKASDNILINVITHVGIWSLYYIKLLFL; the protein is encoded by the coding sequence ATGGATTTGTCTATAATAATCGTCAATTATGCAACTTATCAATTAACAAAGGATACCGTAATGTCAATACTTGCCACAGTAAATGATATAGGATATGAAATAGTAATAGTTGACAACGATTCACCCGATGATAGTTTTAACATGTTATGCAATGATTTTTCTGATTATGAGAATGTCACACTTATACAAAACGATAACAATGACGGCTTTGCAACGGCCAACAATATTGGAATAAGAGAATCTACAGGTGAATATGTACTGCTGTTAAATAGTGATGTCATAGTAAAGGAAAACACGATAAATCAATGCTTGTACCATATAAAGGAAAATACAAACATCGGATGTCTGGGATGTAAGGTGGTTTTACCCGATGGAAATTTGGATAAAGCATGCAGAAGATCTTTTCCCACATTCGAAGTATCATTCTATAGATTAACGGGTTTATCAAAGATATTTCCAAAAAGCAGGAGATTCAACAGATATAATCTATCATATCTTGATGAAAATGAGGTTTATCCGGTCGATTGTGTTGTGGGGGCGTTCATGTTAATTCCAAGAGATGTAATGCTAAAGTGTGGCTGTTTGGATGAATCATATTTCATGTATGGTGAGGATATTGAGCTATGCTACAACATCAAGCAATTGGGTTATGATGTCGTGTATTATGGAAAGGCAGAAATAACACATTATAAGGGGGCCAGTGGCAAATCCAAAAAGTTATTGTATGAATTTCACAATTCAATGCAAATATTTTACGATAAACATTATAAAGCCTCTGATAATATTTTAATAAATGTCATTACCCATGTTGGAATATGGTCCTTGTATTACATCAAGCTTTTATTCTTGTAA